In uncultured Cohaesibacter sp., a genomic segment contains:
- the ispH gene encoding 4-hydroxy-3-methylbut-2-enyl diphosphate reductase: MSQTKPPLEILLCAPRGFCAGVDRAIQIVDLALKTFGAPVYVRHEIVHNKYVVESLKAKGAVFVEELDEIPATKQPVIFSAHGVPKSVPAAASEKNFFYLDATCPLVSKVHKEAILHDRRGHEVVLIGHAGHPEVIGTMGQLADNVVKLIETVEDVASFEPNDPDNLAWITQTTLSVDDTASIVEALKARFPNIQGPNKDDICYATTNRQEAVKTVAPRADVMIVVGAPNSSNSKRLREVGERAGCRQSLLLQRAADIDWDSLGDIASVAITAGASAPEILVEEVIEAFSQRYDVTVEVITIANEDMVFNIPRELREAAVAAGVLEDGPKAEPVRGR; the protein is encoded by the coding sequence ATGAGCCAGACGAAACCCCCACTGGAAATCTTGCTATGCGCGCCGCGCGGCTTCTGCGCCGGTGTCGACCGGGCGATCCAGATTGTCGATCTGGCGCTCAAGACCTTTGGCGCGCCGGTCTATGTGCGCCACGAGATCGTGCATAACAAATATGTGGTCGAAAGCCTGAAGGCCAAGGGGGCGGTTTTCGTTGAGGAGCTTGACGAAATCCCGGCCACGAAGCAGCCAGTCATCTTCTCGGCCCATGGCGTGCCAAAGTCGGTACCGGCCGCTGCGAGCGAGAAGAATTTCTTCTATCTCGATGCCACCTGTCCGCTGGTCTCCAAGGTTCACAAGGAGGCGATCCTGCATGATCGTCGCGGCCATGAAGTGGTTCTGATCGGCCATGCCGGGCACCCGGAGGTGATTGGCACCATGGGCCAGCTTGCCGACAATGTGGTCAAGCTGATCGAGACGGTCGAGGATGTCGCAAGCTTCGAGCCGAATGATCCGGACAATCTGGCCTGGATCACCCAGACAACCCTCTCGGTGGATGATACCGCCAGCATCGTCGAGGCGCTCAAGGCGCGGTTTCCCAATATTCAGGGGCCGAACAAGGATGATATCTGTTACGCCACCACCAACCGGCAGGAAGCGGTCAAGACCGTGGCGCCGCGTGCCGATGTGATGATCGTGGTCGGTGCCCCCAACAGTTCCAACTCCAAGCGCCTGCGCGAGGTTGGCGAGCGGGCTGGCTGTCGTCAGTCGCTGCTGTTGCAGCGGGCCGCCGACATCGATTGGGACAGTCTTGGCGACATTGCCTCTGTGGCGATCACGGCAGGGGCATCCGCGCCGGAAATTCTGGTTGAAGAGGTCATCGAGGCCTTCTCACAGCGCTATGATGTCACGGTAGAGGTGATCACCATTGCCAATGAGGATATGGTCTTCAACATCCCGCGTGAGCTGCGCGAAGCGGCCGTCGCGGCTGGTGTTCTTGAAGATGGCCCAAAGGCGGAGCCGGTCAGAGGCAGATAA